Genomic window (Sphingomonas sp. S1-29):
CGAGTGCGTCGATCGGCCACCATTCGCCGTCTATTGTGTCGGGATGACGACGCCAGCCACCGCTGGCAAGCGCGCACACCAGCTCGAAATGGGTGAAGCCGTGCGCGACGGTTTCGTCGTGCAGCCGCCAGGCGACGTCGGCAGGGGCGTTGTCGAGCAGCGGCGCAGTATCCGCCCAAGGCCCGGTGGGCAGCGCGAGCATCCCGCCGAGCAGCCCCTTGGCGGGCCGGCGTCGCAGCAGCACGCGGCCATCGCATTCGAGCCAAAACATCGTCCCATGCCGCACCGGGCGCGCGCGCTTGGCCGCCTTCACGGGCAATCGCTCGGGCGCGCCCTGCGCAAAGCCATCGCAATGCGCGCGGATCGGGCACAACAGGCAGCGCGGACTTCGCGTGGTGCAGATGCCCGACCCCAGATCCATCATCGCCTGCGCGAAATCGCCCGCGCGCGCGCCGGGAGTCACGCGGTCGGCGGCGGCGCGGATCAGCGGCTTGGCGGTGGGCAGCGGGGTTTGGATCGCAAACAACCGCGCGGCCACGCGCTCGACATTGGCATCGACCACCACCGCACGCCTGCCGAACGCGATCGCGGCGATCGCGGCGGCGGTATAGTCGCCGATGCCGGGTATCGTCCGCAGCATCGCCTCGGTATCGGGCAATTCGCCGCCATGCACGGCAGCGATCACCCGCGCCCCGGCGAGCAGATTGCGCGCCCGCGCATAATAGCCAAGCCCCGCCCAGGCAGCCATCACCTCGGCATCATCTGCCGCCGCGAGCGCGGCAAAGGTCGGCCAGCGCGTGGTCCAGCGTTCGAAATAGGGCCGCACCGTCGCGACCTGCGTCTGCTGGAGCATCACTTCGGACAGCCAGACGCGATACGGGTCGGGGGCAGCGGTCCCCGGCGGCGCGCGCCACGGCAGCGACCGGGCATTGGCATCGTACCAAGCGAGCAGATCGCTCGCGACCGCGGGCTTGGGCGACAGTGGCGGGGACAAAGGAACCTTGGCGGACACGCCCGGCCTATGGCATGGACATTCGCGATGGCGAAGACACCGCGTACCACCTCGACCGCGAGGCAACCGATCCAGCCGCCGCCGCGCTCGAACCGCGCGCGGCCGGTCGCCGATCTGCTGCCGCAGGTCGGCGGCGCCGCGTTCAAGCGATTCGGCTTCGTCCAGTCGGCGGTGGTCAGCCGCTGGCATGAGATCGTCGGCGATCGCTATGCGCGCGTCTCGGCCCCCGAATCGATCCGCTTCCCACACGGCAAGCGCGGCGAGGGGGTGCTGACGCTCACCGTCGGCGGCGCGCACGCGACGATGATGCAGCATATCGCGCCCGAGATCATCGAGCGGGTGAACCGTTTCTTCGGCTATCCCGCCGTCATCAAATTGGTGTTTCGCCAGGGCGAGATCCGCCGCCCCACCCGCCCGGTCGCGCGCCCGCCGCGCGCGCCGGTTCCCGCCGAGCTCGGCGATTCGCTGCGCGACATCGCCGATCCCGAACTGAAGGCGGTGCTCGAGGCGCTGGCATCGGGCCTCGCCGAACCCCGCTCGATCCCCATCCTGGGAAAG
Coding sequences:
- the mutY gene encoding A/G-specific adenine glycosylase, which translates into the protein MSAKVPLSPPLSPKPAVASDLLAWYDANARSLPWRAPPGTAAPDPYRVWLSEVMLQQTQVATVRPYFERWTTRWPTFAALAAADDAEVMAAWAGLGYYARARNLLAGARVIAAVHGGELPDTEAMLRTIPGIGDYTAAAIAAIAFGRRAVVVDANVERVAARLFAIQTPLPTAKPLIRAAADRVTPGARAGDFAQAMMDLGSGICTTRSPRCLLCPIRAHCDGFAQGAPERLPVKAAKRARPVRHGTMFWLECDGRVLLRRRPAKGLLGGMLALPTGPWADTAPLLDNAPADVAWRLHDETVAHGFTHFELVCALASGGWRRHPDTIDGEWWPIDALDSAGLPTVFRKAADAMRRICR
- a CDS encoding DUF721 domain-containing protein — encoded protein: MAKTPRTTSTARQPIQPPPRSNRARPVADLLPQVGGAAFKRFGFVQSAVVSRWHEIVGDRYARVSAPESIRFPHGKRGEGVLTLTVGGAHATMMQHIAPEIIERVNRFFGYPAVIKLVFRQGEIRRPTRPVARPPRAPVPAELGDSLRDIADPELKAVLEALASGLAEPRSIPILGKIR